From Pedobacter indicus, a single genomic window includes:
- a CDS encoding DUF3823 domain-containing protein encodes MKVLKVFMKVLVAILLFSSCEKDNFEAPKSKLTGKIVYQGKALGLRTDGVQLELWQHGYDLFNKIPVYVAQDGSFSAELFDGDYKLTLVRGNGPWAESLDSLDVKVSGNTTVDFPVDPYFIIEGESFRQNGDAINADLTIIHINTSRDLDRVKLYIGETVFVDDILNVSSVEKLAADVDIDQSISLATDIPQTLRGKGYAFVRIGVKTIGVAEFIYSQPVRVEFN; translated from the coding sequence ATGAAAGTATTGAAAGTTTTTATGAAGGTACTGGTAGCTATCTTGTTGTTTTCCAGCTGCGAGAAAGATAATTTTGAAGCGCCAAAATCTAAATTGACCGGCAAGATAGTCTACCAGGGTAAAGCCTTAGGCCTGCGTACCGATGGTGTTCAGCTGGAACTATGGCAACATGGCTATGATTTGTTCAATAAGATTCCTGTATACGTTGCTCAGGATGGTAGTTTTTCTGCTGAACTGTTTGACGGTGATTATAAGCTCACCTTGGTTCGCGGAAACGGACCATGGGCTGAGAGCCTCGATTCACTCGATGTAAAAGTAAGCGGCAATACGACGGTCGATTTTCCAGTTGATCCCTATTTTATAATCGAGGGTGAAAGTTTCCGGCAAAATGGAGATGCGATAAATGCGGACTTAACGATCATCCATATTAATACCAGTCGCGATTTAGACCGCGTCAAACTGTATATCGGTGAGACTGTTTTTGTTGATGATATTTTAAATGTAAGCAGTGTCGAGAAGCTTGCTGCTGACGTGGATATAGATCAGTCCATTTCTTTAGCTACAGATATCCCTCAGACACTGCGGGGTAAAGGTTATGCTTTTGTTCGGATTGGTGTTAAAACAATTGGGGTAGCCGAATTCATTTACTCTCAGCCAGTGCGAGTAGAATTTAATTAG